A genome region from Clostridium pasteurianum includes the following:
- a CDS encoding glycosyl hydrolase family 18 protein, protein MRIYVVKPSDNVYSIARRFGVTPQSIIEANNLQNAQLVVGQTLVIPSTEISYRVKPGENLWSIAQKFKVSVNSIVELNGIQNPSQVYPGLIIRIPENAKNYGTIEVNAFIQPSNPEKENEVLSGTIGYLTYLTPFSHHVTADGGLTPLDDENLINQAEKNGVKPMLSVTNITGTTGSNFDSDLISSILNSSSLQNTLINNILNMIKSKGYYGVVVDFERIPPVDRQKYNDFLRKLVAALHPNYLVATALAPKTYDITTGSWHGAHDYKAHGEIVDFVIIMTYEWGWSGGPPMAVAPINEVEKVIRYAVSVIPPSKIMMGMPLYGYDWTLPYVPKGEFAETIGNDEAIQRAGKYGAQIKYDEKSQSPYYNYIDADRRQHVVWFEDARSVEEKYKLVVRYGLRGVSYWVLARSFVQNFRVLNNMFNIKKL, encoded by the coding sequence TTGAGAATATATGTAGTTAAGCCTTCAGACAATGTTTACAGCATAGCTAGAAGATTTGGCGTTACTCCCCAAAGTATAATAGAAGCTAATAATCTTCAAAATGCTCAGCTGGTTGTAGGGCAAACTCTTGTAATTCCAAGTACAGAAATATCATATAGAGTAAAACCTGGAGAGAACTTGTGGTCTATTGCACAAAAATTCAAGGTTTCTGTGAATAGCATTGTGGAGCTAAATGGTATTCAGAATCCATCACAGGTTTATCCAGGGCTTATTATAAGAATACCAGAAAATGCAAAGAACTATGGAACCATAGAAGTAAATGCTTTTATTCAGCCATCAAACCCTGAAAAGGAAAACGAAGTGTTAAGTGGCACTATAGGATATCTTACTTATCTTACACCATTTAGCCATCATGTAACTGCGGATGGAGGTCTTACTCCTCTTGATGATGAAAATTTAATAAATCAAGCTGAAAAAAATGGTGTGAAGCCTATGCTTTCAGTTACAAATATAACAGGAACTACGGGTTCAAATTTTGATAGTGACTTAATAAGCAGCATATTAAACAGCAGCTCACTTCAAAATACTTTAATAAACAATATATTGAATATGATAAAAAGTAAAGGATATTACGGCGTCGTAGTTGATTTTGAGAGAATCCCACCGGTAGATAGGCAGAAATACAATGATTTTTTGAGGAAGCTTGTAGCAGCACTTCATCCTAACTATCTTGTGGCGACGGCACTTGCACCAAAGACATATGACATTACTACAGGTTCATGGCACGGAGCTCATGATTATAAGGCACATGGCGAAATTGTGGATTTTGTAATAATAATGACTTATGAGTGGGGTTGGTCTGGCGGGCCACCAATGGCCGTCGCTCCAATAAATGAAGTCGAAAAAGTAATAAGATATGCAGTAAGCGTTATACCACCTTCAAAGATAATGATGGGAATGCCTCTTTATGGTTATGATTGGACGCTTCCATATGTGCCTAAAGGGGAGTTTGCAGAAACCATAGGAAATGATGAAGCCATACAGAGAGCAGGAAAATATGGAGCACAAATAAAATATGATGAGAAGTCACAGTCACCTTATTATAATTATATAGATGCAGATAGAAGGCAGCATGTTGTTTGGTTCGAAGATGCTAGAAGTGTAGAGGAGAAGTATAAACTTGTTGTTAGATATGGTCTTAGGGGAGTAAGTTACTGGGTATTAGCAAGATCTTTTGTTCAAAATTTTAGAGTTCTAAATAATATGTTTAATATAAAAAAACTATAA
- a CDS encoding GNAT family N-acetyltransferase, translating into MEFIKATYSDIDKIMKIIGEAQAYFKEKEIDQWQNNYPNFETIKNDIENENSFVLLRNNIVVGTAMISFEGEKTYDIIYDGKWLTNEKFAVIHRISVDVNCKGEGLASIIIKNVEKMCLNKGVHSIKVDTHKDNLSMQKLLSKNGFKYCGIIHLKDKSERMAFEKVLF; encoded by the coding sequence ATGGAATTTATAAAAGCAACTTATTCGGATATTGATAAAATAATGAAAATTATAGGAGAGGCACAGGCTTATTTTAAAGAAAAGGAAATTGATCAATGGCAAAATAACTATCCTAATTTTGAAACTATAAAAAATGACATTGAAAATGAAAATTCATTTGTTTTACTGAGAAATAATATTGTAGTTGGTACTGCAATGATTTCTTTTGAAGGAGAAAAAACTTATGATATTATTTATGATGGCAAGTGGCTTACTAATGAGAAATTTGCAGTAATTCATAGAATAAGTGTTGATGTAAATTGTAAGGGAGAAGGGCTAGCCTCCATAATTATAAAAAATGTAGAAAAAATGTGCTTGAATAAAGGGGTACATAGCATAAAGGTAGATACACATAAGGATAATTTGTCTATGCAAAAGCTGTTAAGTAAAAATGGTTTTAAGTACTGCGGAATAATTCATTTGAAGGACAAAAGTGAGAGGATGGCTTTTGAAAAAGTTTTGTTTTAA
- a CDS encoding ECF transporter S component: MIKKICRRKLETREITMVGLLFAVTIVLGATGLGFLPVPPFKTTIMHIPVIIGGIVGGPIVGAFTGLLFGIFSIIQAINTPSPVSFIFMNPVVAVIPRILIGIVSYYVYKLFKRKSEKFGIVIGIVAGSFTNTIGVLAMVYILYINAYANALHISYSTAVKTLLALVANGFLSAAMALVISVPIIMVVKKIRK, from the coding sequence TAAACTTGAGACTAGAGAAATTACTATGGTAGGGTTACTATTTGCAGTAACTATAGTGTTAGGTGCAACTGGACTTGGATTTTTGCCGGTACCACCGTTTAAGACTACGATAATGCATATACCAGTTATAATAGGTGGCATAGTAGGTGGACCAATTGTAGGAGCTTTTACTGGACTTCTATTTGGTATTTTTAGTATTATACAAGCTATAAATACACCATCTCCGGTATCATTTATATTTATGAATCCTGTGGTTGCTGTGATTCCAAGGATTTTAATAGGAATTGTTTCGTACTATGTTTATAAACTTTTTAAAAGAAAATCTGAGAAATTTGGTATTGTAATTGGTATTGTTGCGGGTTCTTTTACTAATACAATTGGTGTTCTTGCAATGGTTTATATTTTGTATATAAATGCGTATGCAAATGCACTTCATATAAGTTATAGTACAGCAGTAAAGACACTTTTAGCATTAGTTGCAAATGGTTTTTTATCTGCTGCAATGGCACTTGTTATTTCGGTTCCAATAATAATGGTGGTTAAAAAAATACGTAAATAA
- the yfcE gene encoding phosphodiesterase — protein MKIFFMSDIHGSFYYLEKAINRFKAEKASYIVILGDELYHGARNDLPEGYNPKKVTNLLNEYSDKIIAIRGNCDSEVDEMVFDFPIMSTYSTILYKDRRLFLTHGHIYGEENMPKLSKGDVLLYGHTHIPVAKEKDGIFIINPGSISIPKGNSPHSYAVLEDNLFQIKDLDGNVFMTLEI, from the coding sequence ATGAAAATATTTTTTATGTCTGATATACACGGTTCATTTTATTATCTTGAGAAGGCTATAAATAGATTTAAAGCTGAAAAAGCCAGTTACATAGTTATTTTAGGAGATGAACTTTATCACGGTGCTAGAAATGATCTTCCAGAAGGCTATAATCCTAAAAAAGTGACTAACCTTTTAAATGAATATAGTGATAAAATAATTGCCATAAGAGGAAACTGTGACAGTGAAGTTGATGAAATGGTTTTTGACTTTCCTATAATGTCAACTTACTCAACAATACTATATAAGGATAGAAGATTGTTCTTAACCCATGGACATATATATGGAGAAGAAAATATGCCAAAACTCAGTAAAGGTGACGTTTTATTATATGGCCATACTCATATTCCTGTTGCCAAGGAAAAGGATGGTATATTTATAATAAATCCAGGATCTATATCTATTCCTAAAGGAAATAGTCCACATTCTTATGCTGTACTTGAGGATAACTTATTTCAAATTAAGGATTTAGATGGGAATGTATTTATGACACTGGAAATATAA
- a CDS encoding sigma-70 family RNA polymerase sigma factor produces MEENELIKKAQQGNSPALNVLFQMHYKMLFGFLIKTTGDISLSEDLVQETLMKAVLNINRFKFQSKFSSWLIAIALNLYKNQLKRQSKLKTECLHDNLNLMSKVKLEETIENKMEIEKALKELQKMGYEKRVTFILKYYYGYSIEEIGRIINCRGGTIKSRLHNTAKALRSILGGDL; encoded by the coding sequence TTGGAAGAAAATGAACTTATAAAAAAGGCTCAACAGGGAAACAGCCCTGCATTAAACGTGTTATTTCAAATGCATTATAAAATGCTTTTTGGATTTCTAATTAAAACTACAGGAGATATTAGTTTGTCAGAGGATTTAGTTCAGGAAACTTTGATGAAAGCTGTGCTAAACATAAATAGATTTAAATTCCAAAGTAAATTTTCAAGTTGGCTGATAGCTATAGCACTAAATTTGTACAAAAATCAATTGAAAAGACAAAGTAAATTAAAAACGGAATGTTTACATGATAATCTGAATTTAATGAGTAAAGTTAAACTTGAAGAAACAATAGAAAATAAAATGGAAATAGAAAAAGCTCTTAAGGAACTTCAGAAAATGGGATATGAAAAGAGAGTAACTTTTATACTTAAATATTACTATGGCTACAGTATAGAGGAGATAGGTAGGATAATTAATTGTAGGGGAGGAACTATAAAATCAAGACTTCATAATACAGCAAAGGCACTTAGGAGTATTTTAGGAGGTGATTTATAA
- the hcp gene encoding hydroxylamine reductase translates to MSMFCYQCQETAGCKGCTVRGVCGKTEDLAKKQDLLIYTLKVVSLYNVEARKLGLVNKEIDNFIIDGLFATITNANFDEGVFTERIEKGIQYKEELKKQLTVEGANAELNEKPEAVGVLSTENEDIRSLRELLTYGVKGIAAYLKHARNLNYEDDNIKGFMSKALAATLDDTLGADELVALALECGKYGVDAMALLDKANTETFGNPEITKVNIGTRNNPGILISGHDLKDIEELLKQTEGTGVDVYTHGEMLPANYYPAFKKYSHFVGNYGNAWWKQNEEFESFNGPILMTTNCIVPPKASYIDRIYTTGVTGYPGVKHIEDGEPKDFSAIIEQAKKCAPPTEIERGEIVGGFAHNQVIALADKIVEAVKSGAIKRFYVMAGCDGRAKSRNYYTEFAEKLPKDAVILTAGCAKYKYNKLNLGDIGGIPRVLDAGQCNDSYSLVVIALKLKEVFGLSDINELPIAYNIAWYEQKAVIVLLALLYLGVKNIHLGPTLPAFLSPNVAKVLVDNFGIGGITNVDDDIKMFENLGK, encoded by the coding sequence ATGAGCATGTTTTGTTATCAATGTCAGGAAACAGCAGGTTGTAAGGGATGTACCGTAAGAGGAGTTTGCGGAAAAACTGAAGATTTAGCTAAAAAGCAGGATTTATTAATATATACTTTAAAGGTTGTATCTTTATATAATGTAGAAGCAAGAAAATTAGGTTTAGTAAATAAAGAGATAGACAATTTTATAATTGATGGTCTTTTTGCAACAATAACTAATGCAAATTTTGATGAAGGTGTGTTTACTGAAAGAATTGAAAAGGGAATTCAGTACAAAGAAGAATTAAAGAAACAATTAACAGTAGAAGGTGCAAATGCAGAGCTTAATGAAAAACCTGAGGCAGTTGGAGTACTTTCAACTGAAAATGAAGACATAAGATCTTTAAGGGAATTATTAACTTATGGAGTTAAAGGTATAGCTGCATACTTAAAACATGCACGTAATTTAAATTACGAAGATGATAATATAAAAGGCTTCATGTCAAAAGCTTTAGCAGCAACTTTGGATGATACATTAGGAGCAGACGAATTAGTTGCATTAGCTTTAGAGTGTGGTAAATATGGCGTAGATGCAATGGCACTTTTAGATAAGGCTAATACAGAGACTTTTGGAAATCCAGAAATAACAAAGGTTAATATAGGAACTAGAAATAATCCTGGAATTTTAATAAGTGGACATGACTTAAAGGATATAGAAGAGCTTTTGAAACAGACAGAAGGAACAGGAGTAGACGTTTATACTCACGGCGAAATGCTTCCTGCAAATTACTATCCAGCATTTAAAAAGTACAGTCACTTTGTTGGAAACTACGGAAATGCATGGTGGAAACAGAATGAGGAATTTGAAAGCTTCAATGGACCAATACTTATGACTACAAACTGTATCGTTCCTCCAAAAGCTTCTTATATAGATAGAATATACACAACAGGGGTAACGGGTTATCCAGGAGTAAAGCATATTGAAGATGGCGAGCCAAAAGATTTTTCAGCAATAATTGAGCAGGCTAAAAAATGTGCGCCACCAACTGAAATAGAAAGAGGAGAAATAGTAGGAGGTTTTGCACATAATCAGGTTATAGCTTTAGCTGATAAAATTGTAGAAGCCGTTAAATCAGGAGCTATTAAGAGATTTTATGTAATGGCAGGCTGTGATGGAAGAGCAAAGAGCAGAAACTACTACACAGAATTTGCAGAAAAACTTCCAAAGGATGCAGTTATACTTACAGCAGGTTGTGCTAAGTATAAGTATAATAAGTTGAACCTTGGAGATATAGGTGGAATTCCAAGAGTACTTGATGCAGGACAATGTAATGATTCATATTCATTAGTTGTAATAGCGCTTAAACTTAAAGAAGTATTTGGACTTTCAGATATAAATGAACTTCCTATAGCATACAACATAGCATGGTATGAGCAAAAAGCTGTAATAGTATTACTTGCATTATTATATCTTGGTGTTAAAAACATTCACCTTGGACCAACACTTCCAGCATTTTTATCACCAAATGTAGCTAAAGTTCTTGTTGATAACTTTGGTATTGGTGGAATAACTAATGTAGATGATGACATAAAGATGTTCGAAAATCTTGGGAAGTAA
- a CDS encoding DEAD/DEAH box helicase: MSELSFKDLGLSEEILEAIEKLGYKRPSEVQRKVIPLILKNKDIITKAQTGSGKTAAFAIPICEKIELEEKLPQVLVLAPTRELAYQIEQDFSYIGKFKRLRCVSIFGKEPISGQIRELKQRVHIVVGTPGRVLDHLERGTLNTEKIKYLVIDEADEMLNMGFIEQVESVFSKLPENKNTFLFSATLPEEIIRLSKKYMKDIINIEIKSKSSVQDRINQTYYEIESKDKFSLLQKIIYKELPESAIIFCRTKQNVEDVTLKMKDRGYSCKAIHGGMLQADRIEVMNEFKRGKFTFLVATDVAARGIDVEKVTHVINYDIPMEKESYIHRIGRTGRIGNKGKAITFVTSKEKRFLTEIEEEFSLSIEEGEVPTKEELEQGKKTFNNSFKNSASEKHDKGEKLNEAVTKLYLSVGKKKKIRPGDIAGTISSIENVNPEDVGIIDIHDNFSYVEILSNKGNIVFDGLKNKTIKGKKVRVEKAQK; encoded by the coding sequence ATGAGTGAATTAAGTTTTAAAGATTTAGGATTAAGTGAAGAAATTTTAGAGGCTATAGAAAAATTAGGATATAAGAGGCCATCTGAAGTTCAAAGAAAAGTTATTCCATTAATTCTTAAAAATAAAGATATAATTACAAAAGCACAGACTGGAAGCGGCAAGACAGCTGCATTTGCTATACCTATATGTGAGAAAATAGAGCTTGAAGAAAAACTGCCGCAGGTACTTGTTCTAGCACCGACAAGAGAACTTGCATATCAAATAGAACAGGATTTTTCGTACATTGGAAAGTTTAAAAGGCTCAGATGTGTAAGCATATTTGGTAAAGAACCTATATCGGGTCAAATAAGGGAACTCAAGCAGAGAGTTCATATTGTGGTTGGAACTCCAGGAAGAGTGCTTGACCATCTTGAAAGGGGAACTTTAAACACAGAAAAAATAAAGTATCTTGTAATCGATGAAGCAGATGAAATGCTTAATATGGGGTTTATAGAACAGGTAGAAAGTGTATTTAGTAAGCTTCCAGAGAATAAAAATACCTTTCTTTTTTCAGCAACTTTGCCCGAAGAAATAATAAGACTATCAAAGAAGTATATGAAAGATATTATTAATATAGAAATTAAGTCTAAGAGTTCAGTTCAGGATAGAATAAATCAAACTTATTATGAAATAGAAAGCAAAGATAAATTTAGTTTGCTACAAAAAATAATATATAAGGAGCTGCCAGAAAGTGCAATAATCTTTTGCAGAACAAAGCAAAATGTAGAGGATGTTACTCTAAAAATGAAAGATAGAGGGTATTCATGTAAGGCAATACACGGTGGAATGCTGCAGGCAGATAGAATTGAAGTTATGAATGAGTTTAAAAGAGGAAAATTCACATTTTTGGTAGCTACAGATGTGGCAGCTAGGGGTATTGATGTGGAAAAGGTTACGCATGTTATAAATTATGATATACCTATGGAAAAAGAGAGTTACATTCATAGAATAGGCAGAACAGGACGTATAGGAAATAAAGGCAAGGCTATAACTTTTGTTACTTCAAAGGAAAAAAGATTTTTAACAGAAATTGAAGAGGAATTTTCTTTGAGTATTGAAGAAGGAGAAGTTCCTACAAAAGAGGAATTAGAGCAGGGAAAGAAAACATTCAATAATAGTTTTAAGAATTCAGCAAGTGAAAAGCATGACAAAGGTGAAAAGCTTAATGAAGCTGTTACAAAATTGTATTTGAGTGTTGGAAAGAAAAAGAAGATAAGGCCGGGAGACATAGCAGGAACTATATCAAGTATAGAAAATGTAAATCCAGAAGATGTAGGTATAATTGATATACATGATAATTTTTCTTATGTAGAGATACTGTCCAATAAGGGAAATATAGTTTTTGATGGACTTAAAAATAAAACTATTAAAGGCAAAAAAGTAAGGGTAGAGAAAGCACAAAAATAG
- a CDS encoding glycosyl hydrolase family 18 protein, whose product MAVAPINEVEKVIRYAVSVIPPSKIMMGMPLYGYDWTLPYVPKGEFAETIGNDEAIQRAGKYGAQIKYDEKSQSPYYNYIDADRRQHVVWFEDARSVEEKYKLVVRYGLRGVSYWVLARSFVQNFRVLNNMFNIKKL is encoded by the coding sequence ATGGCCGTCGCTCCAATAAATGAAGTCGAAAAAGTAATAAGATATGCAGTAAGCGTTATACCACCTTCAAAGATAATGATGGGAATGCCTCTTTATGGATATGATTGGACACTTCCGTATGTGCCTAAAGGGGAGTTTGCAGAAACCATAGGAAATGATGAAGCAATACAAAGAGCAGGAAAATATGGAGCACAAATAAAATATGATGAGAAGTCACAGTCACCTTATTACAATTATATAGATGCAGATAGAAGGCAGCATGTTGTTTGGTTTGAAGATGCTAGAAGTGTGGAGGAGAAGTATAAACTTGTTGTTAGATATGGTCTTAGAGGAGTAAGTTACTGGGTCTTAGCGAGATCTTTTGTTCAAAATTTTAGAGTCTTAAATAATATGTTTAATATAAAAAAACTATAA
- a CDS encoding Ig-like domain-containing protein, with translation MRKKFKFIGLFLCAFFVAASVMFSGDSNKVFADDNFQIGTANFNGTAENSAKVGDINFNNPEIGWKRFDDTNSQITYTSGWKNHDWQECYDGTETYTDTPNIVKKVSFSFRGTKFRIIGNKHPTYNSTVSVTIDGVKVDTYNPYASSTQRQVLLYNYESNKPMANHSVVLQFDTATANAEIDAIDIDSTGNLNKESISLGKTTDSLNVGQTDILTATVTPDDTTNKAVKWTSSDESVATVDENGKVTAVKAGTATITATTTDGSNLSKSCVVTVTQPYTPPVVTGNRATLTLYMVNGSTKQYDLSKDELNNFLNWYNGMTNPLSAQCYVFNVPVVGSYVTNKDYIPFNKIDDFKVQEYTK, from the coding sequence ATGAGGAAAAAATTTAAATTTATTGGATTATTTTTATGTGCATTTTTTGTAGCAGCTTCAGTTATGTTTAGTGGTGATAGTAATAAGGTATTTGCTGATGATAACTTTCAAATTGGAACAGCTAATTTTAATGGTACTGCTGAAAATAGTGCTAAAGTTGGAGATATTAATTTCAATAATCCTGAAATAGGTTGGAAAAGATTTGATGATACTAATTCCCAAATTACATATACTAGCGGATGGAAAAACCATGATTGGCAGGAATGCTATGATGGGACGGAAACTTATACTGATACTCCGAATATAGTTAAAAAAGTATCATTTTCATTTCGTGGAACTAAATTTAGGATTATAGGCAATAAGCATCCAACTTACAATTCGACTGTTAGCGTTACTATAGATGGAGTAAAGGTTGATACCTATAATCCATATGCTTCCTCAACACAAAGACAGGTTTTATTATATAACTATGAGTCTAATAAGCCTATGGCAAACCATAGTGTTGTTTTACAATTTGATACAGCAACTGCAAATGCTGAAATTGATGCTATTGATATAGATTCTACAGGCAATCTAAATAAAGAATCTATATCATTAGGCAAGACAACAGATTCTTTAAATGTTGGACAAACTGATATTTTAACAGCAACAGTAACACCTGATGATACAACTAATAAAGCTGTAAAATGGACAAGTAGTGATGAAAGTGTAGCAACAGTAGATGAAAATGGAAAGGTAACAGCAGTAAAAGCAGGAACTGCTACGATAACAGCAACAACTACGGATGGAAGTAATTTAAGTAAGTCATGTGTAGTTACAGTAACACAGCCATATACTCCGCCAGTTGTCACTGGAAATAGAGCAACATTAACATTATATATGGTTAATGGAAGTACAAAGCAGTATGATTTATCAAAAGATGAATTAAACAACTTCTTAAATTGGTATAACGGAATGACAAATCCACTATCTGCTCAATGCTATGTATTTAATGTTCCAGTAGTTGGATCATATGTAACAAATAAAGATTATATACCATTTAATAAAATAGATGATTTCAAAGTTCAAGAGTATACAAAATAA
- a CDS encoding zinc ribbon domain-containing protein yields the protein MDIMGFLIIFLVIFVLLGQSLWIYLDARDRKSEFSALWALMALFSFPVTFIIYIIMSRSTCPNSLCHNCGKSVKESWVYCPYCGKKFDKEV from the coding sequence ATGGACATAATGGGATTTTTAATTATATTTTTAGTTATATTTGTATTACTAGGACAATCATTATGGATATATCTTGATGCAAGAGATAGAAAAAGCGAATTTTCTGCATTGTGGGCATTAATGGCATTATTTAGTTTTCCCGTTACTTTTATAATTTATATTATTATGTCAAGGAGTACTTGTCCAAACAGCTTATGCCACAATTGCGGAAAGAGTGTGAAAGAGAGCTGGGTATATTGTCCTTATTGCGGAAAAAAATTTGATAAAGAGGTGTAA
- a CDS encoding Ig-like domain-containing protein, with amino-acid sequence MRKKFKATLVVFLVVVLGCFSQVFAESNKNAKLLDNTSIGAGSNTQNEEVDQYTKLLMHMDDGKFKDECGHTIINNGVTVDTSNKKFGNSSAYFNGNSGLDIPCTSSEFNFGNKDFTIDFWFSLPSFSGNKYFVSFNSDLSFAIATSNIVSNGLWVGIGNGSSWTYGMETGENSVSFNTWHHFALVRKDSSLSIYLDGTNIKTLNIGTVNILNPNSKITIGYAPWFSSHLTGNIDEFRISNIARWTSNFTPPTNSYNNVLATGITLNKTTDSLTLGQTGNTDQLTAKVTPDDTTNKAVKWTSSDKSIATVDENGKITAVKEGTATITATTQDGSNLSSSCTVTVAGATTISLNKTSDLIDIGGNDTLTATVNPANIGVTWSSSDSSIATVDANGNVKGISAGTAVITVATADGKKVSCTVTVKDQEPSKSKLTLYMNDKTIREFYLTQDEIDAFIDWYNSKSAGDVTVQPYYVFNVSVPGKSSTKKSYVWFMKIENFEVE; translated from the coding sequence ATGAGAAAAAAGTTTAAAGCTACATTAGTAGTATTTTTAGTTGTTGTTTTGGGATGCTTTTCACAGGTATTTGCTGAAAGTAATAAAAATGCAAAATTGCTTGATAATACTTCAATAGGTGCTGGTAGTAATACACAAAATGAAGAAGTTGATCAATATACAAAATTATTAATGCATATGGATGATGGCAAATTTAAAGATGAATGTGGTCATACGATTATTAATAATGGTGTTACAGTAGATACAAGTAATAAGAAATTTGGCAATAGTAGTGCTTATTTTAATGGTAATTCTGGATTAGATATTCCATGCACATCTTCCGAATTTAATTTTGGTAATAAAGATTTTACAATTGATTTTTGGTTTTCCTTACCATCATTTTCTGGAAATAAATATTTCGTATCTTTTAATTCAGATTTGTCATTTGCAATAGCAACATCAAATATAGTAAGTAATGGATTATGGGTGGGTATTGGTAATGGTTCGTCATGGACATATGGTATGGAAACTGGAGAAAATAGTGTTTCTTTTAATACATGGCATCATTTTGCTCTTGTAAGAAAAGACTCATCACTTTCAATATATTTGGATGGTACTAATATAAAGACTTTAAATATTGGAACTGTAAATATTCTAAATCCTAATTCAAAAATAACAATTGGTTATGCACCTTGGTTTTCATCTCATTTGACTGGAAATATAGATGAATTTAGAATAAGTAATATAGCGAGATGGACTTCTAATTTTACTCCTCCAACTAATTCATATAATAATGTATTAGCAACAGGAATAACATTAAACAAAACTACGGATTCACTAACATTAGGGCAAACAGGAAATACAGACCAGTTAACAGCAAAAGTAACACCTGATGATACAACTAATAAAGCTGTAAAATGGACAAGTAGTGATAAAAGTATAGCAACAGTAGATGAAAACGGAAAGATAACAGCAGTAAAAGAAGGAACAGCAACAATTACAGCAACTACACAGGATGGAAGTAATTTAAGTTCATCATGCACAGTGACAGTTGCAGGGGCTACTACTATATCCTTGAATAAAACATCTGACTTAATAGATATAGGGGGAAATGATACCCTAACAGCAACTGTTAATCCAGCTAACATAGGAGTAACATGGAGTTCAAGTGATAGTTCTATTGCAACTGTTGATGCAAATGGAAATGTTAAAGGAATAAGCGCAGGTACTGCTGTGATAACGGTAGCTACAGCAGATGGAAAAAAAGTTTCATGTACAGTTACTGTAAAAGATCAGGAACCAAGCAAATCTAAATTAACATTATATATGAATGATAAAACTATAAGAGAATTTTACTTAACACAAGATGAAATTGATGCTTTTATAGATTGGTATAATTCAAAGAGCGCAGGTGATGTAACTGTACAGCCATATTATGTATTTAATGTATCTGTACCAGGAAAATCATCAACTAAGAAATCATATGTATGGTTTATGAAAATAGAGAATTTTGAAGTAGAATAA